Below is a window of Pleurodeles waltl isolate 20211129_DDA chromosome 4_1, aPleWal1.hap1.20221129, whole genome shotgun sequence DNA.
ttgtttattgcacaatgaaaaacaatggtatttgcTGGTAAAATGATTACTTATTTATATGAGCTTGTTATATAGAGCAACTGCATCCGGTGCATTAGTGTGATGTACAATTTAAGAACTTACGATGAATATGTGAATTAAACATGTAATGATAATAGTATTGAGGAGTTGAGGCTGGGGGTTATATGCAGGTAGTAATGGTAAGTTAAAGGGATAGTTTGAGTGTGGGCGGGATAGTTTGCGAGGATAGATATATGGGTGAATTGTCTTTTAaaattgtttccagaagcagcttgatGACAAAACCATGTGCGCGACAAACTTCAGCAGTTTCAGTGGTATTTAACAGCATGACATTGGTTAATGTAGCTCGATTTCTGAGTATGCACGTTGTGACTGTTACTGAGCACAGTAAAAAAGAGGAGGTACAGAATCATATAGCAAGCCCTACTCCTTCCTTATGATGTCTCATGTTGTTTTCTCTTCTCTTACAGACCCCGACGACCTACTCACTTGGTCTCAAGCCTGGCACAACTCTAACCATTAAAGGCATTGTACCGCCTTTCACCAAAAAGTAGGAAGTGGGGTATCCCAGGTGGAAGGTGTGTGTAGTGGGCAAGATGCACAGGCCAGGCAGTGAAGGTAGAAGCCATGAGTCTGTTGGTGGGAGAGAGGTTGGAGCAGTGAGCTGAAAGGACATCTGGAGATAGAGGTTATGTATCTGTGTCTGGGATTAAGATAAGGTTTGGACATGTAGGGGATAGGCATGCGAGCGCAGGGGACGGGGCAGTGGGAAAAGGCAGTTGTAGTTAGCAGCAGAAGGCCTGAACTGTGGTTAAAGGATGCTTTGATActtgagaaaaaaattaaaatctttTTTGTCCTTTTAGCTTTTCCTTCAATATTGGCATGGACTTTAACAACTTAGCTTTGCACTTCAACCCTCGCCTCAACCATGGCCCCGACGTCAATACCATCGTCTGCAACTCCCGTTACAGGGGCATTTGGGGTGAAGAGTTCCGCCAGCATCGCTTCCCTTTCCATAAAGGACAGAAAGTGGAGGTAAGGAAGTCAGCAGGGTGTGGTGGAGACAGGAGAATACTAGAAACCAAATGAGGCACCCAAATGTTCCCTACCTCCCCACATTCCACATGTGTCCAGTCACAGACCCTTTTGGCTCTTTTATGCTTCTCTTACAGCAGCTGATTTAAGTTAACTATATTTTGGTGATAAAAGGTATGAACCTATCTATTTTATTTTGTCtactgcattgcatttaaaaattgcCATACTTTCTCACTATTCACAACTCAATAGTTAAGATTGAGGTGCTGCTTCCATAGAAGGGTTTTTTAAGAGTTTAAGGgcaatatgtacgaacacattttcccatagacacagaaagggcaaaactgcttgctacatctggcccttagagttttgATTCCTAGTGGGCAATTTGCACTAAAATTTGTGTGGCCAAATAAACAGTTTTGTAAAATCTTTGGCCAAGGCTACGTTGAGGTtcttttttaaaagtttatttaaGTTTTCAATTAACAATCCACTGGTCCATAGTGGCATTGGCAGTTAGAAAATGTAGAAGCATGTTCACAGGCACATAGTAAAAAAGCAAAATTATAATCAATAATGTGTTATCAGGACAACAAGGGCTGCTGGTCCTCAAACAATATCTTCTTAAGATCACTAGACAGCCTGTGCTCTAGTCACACAGCTTGGGTGGCCCAAGCATTGTATACTTCTTATCCTGGCACTAAAACAGGGACAATCAAATCAGTGCCTAAGAGACATCCAGTACCTTGCTTGTTTCTCATCCCGATGTCCGCCTTGACTTGATTTTCATTTCCGCCTCAGCTCAGGCAGTAGGATACTACATGTCCTCACCACTGGCTACCAAACATGGGTCATTGACCCCAGGGAGAATCTCCTCAGGTTGGAGATACTTCCTCTTAACCATAGTACTTTAAGCCCCTCTGCCTCTCAGGGCAGGAATCTTCTTCTCATTGAAAGTAGCTTCTAATACTGTCGCGTAGgcactcattatcctaatgagactactggatttttgggcggcaggatcgttcgcagtgtgggggactaaggggatcattttgacctcggcggtcttttttaaagaccgccgagggaccgtcgtgtggaagaccgccagtggtggcggtttgccgctctgcctattatgactgttggcagctctccatccttttacggacagagagccgccaacagccatactggcgggaggcggggaagtggaggttgctccacctccaccgccacgccaacagaacaccgcccagtgaatcacgtcctgtgattcgccgtggcggtgttctgttggcggtgtggtgtcggcggagctgcccccatggctcccctcccctcccggaggatcgtcagaccaggtaagtcgatcgtccgtgaggggaggggggtgggggggtattgggtgttgtgtgggtgcatgggggtgtgcatgtgtgtatgtagagggggtgtgtgagtgcgtgtatgcctgcgggggtgttgttgtgtgtatgggaatgagtgcgtgtatgtctgtgggtatgtctgtatggatgtgtgcgtgtatgtttgaatgtgggtgtgtgtgtatgactgtgtgtgtggatgtaggcatgtatgtcgcgtgtgtgcgtgtaagtatgtaggtggtgcctgcgtgcgtgtcgtgtgggtatgggtgaagtgatgttgggggttggggtggggaggggggccctgccacctttgggaggtggcaggggtggtggggggaaggggagggagttggggtggggggtggggcagacccctatcagtgccagggaaggaattccctggcactgatagtgcttactgccatggatttcatggcggttcaaaccgctggaaatccacggcggtaagccgggtccaaatactgccggcggtatagtgacggccgccgggctggagacccaggtctccagcccggcgggcggaacggagaaccagcggatgactatggcggtaaccgccatggtcataattccacaaagtaagaccgccagcctgttggcggtcttaccgccggttctccaccttccgccagggtcataatgaccccctaagtctgacccatggtgaaggacccttgtcaccccaaatccgggtaatgctccggctaactagcagtgcctcatctctcccaaagggaagagacaattgggcagccgagcgcatgacatcttagtgcttcccagggaagtcgtggtcactcaggtcacaaccagttctctcatacaaagtgcggtctcatacataaatgacaaaggcagtttgagttttaaggattggtttaataaaacaactgcattttagataacaaggcgtgagccgcaataaccagaaccctacaacacagtaggattgaaatagtaacgaggagagtaaaacataagaataaggctatcatattgcaactaaattatgttctctctaagttatgttttgagcacagcatgtgaagctctaagcctgcctttcaggttcccccgggaggacatcaaccctcatatcagagcaaaagcctgtgatctgaatcagcatctgcaacaggcagtcagcatctagttgtgggttcctggtcggaatctccctcttacgtgtacccggactagaaagtgtttttataactaacacaccggtgttctaagaaacgtccctacgtaaggatgtgtactttctacgaaccataaagactaaacttctaccacgtctatcggcaatgtaccagactgtatccttgactgaagcacagagcgagcaagagtgtattgtttgagaacacagtgctgaagtaagctaaacagtgtaatagaaggaaataaaaacaagaccatgaaactggttattgtaaaataacagtgcgaggctaaataaaatgcatctagggcaaagtgcacagaggcctaatacgttaagcaaacgtgcagaaagctacattaaaaatggctacactacaccctccccttgtcggtagaaagtggtttaagccgaagctaaaaatgccctaggCTAAAAGATGATTAAAACCCTaccaaatttcaacaagttaagaggacactaaAGCATATTAATACtcaattttaaaaaatgcgcatGCGGCAAAATGCCGAATCCATATGACAATGTCAACTTAGAACAAATTCgattcaaacagtggtcatggaaagcaggagattctccacttcggcagatgacaaaaccggaagatccacgccaaagacttttagggagcaggtgtgttccaaagccccagtgtcaaccaaggtggcatcccgtgTAGAGCCTGTAaatgagttaatatcaacttcctgcaggaagggtatctcgtaatcagcctctcgaagcaaacACAGCCGCattgcgcatgtctggtaatgagccctcatcgggaacatcaacagatcagcatcaaccactcggaggcgctgctgtgagagacagacggcAAGTGCATGcgaaagagcaccaatggcaccgaacacgggctgcacacaatccaaaactggtctgaatgacaaagaccagtcacactccaaatgttccaggagtgctgctccaaagtgctgcatcatgcgttcacgacacagctgcgctgatgggagtgcccacattcgcccttgttgcggcgggacagccattgcggaaaaacaacagcaacagcaaaatgccggctaataaagccaaagtaatcggaaatcccccaaaagtgcttccgaaaattgaatgaatagccgaaggtattaaacagaatatggaagagaaggtgtgaacgaaaccaacaccaatcggctttgaaaaaatttgctaatccagccgttctggacgcattaaatataagtcccacgagttcaccaaagtggctcggaaagttggtatttatttTAACAGGgtctgtatttccgctgatgaccttgccacctgaattgcataggtcttgcgtgcagatgtaagggccacatgcttctgaaacaataaagccttcagtctacttaacttgtcgaaattcaccttggaagtagcaatgtgaggccaaatatccactacctccctaattttagtgggggaaaacaacacattcccgcagcaagtaacgaccttagtgactgaaacaatgtaaactattccggcccgcatggcacaacagtcttcactattgaggaggacatagctgccgtttgaaagcacctggaatgtgcatttaatcagggggaccggaactcccttcagatagcaagccaagttcccCACCGAGGCATTACAAGCCCcaggcaaggacagctgcttacaaatcatcgactTGCTGaccgaagtctcgcattcactactgctaagaaaaactTATTTCATACCATTGATACATctgtataagaagggaagctcccacaccacatagatgtaactatctcccaacattTCATATCTGCCGaccggaacatgtttcagacaagaagtgaattgtaatgtagaaataggcagattaataaccccgtgtattaaccactctgcagagggaatctcggccacggtaaaaggcaatctttctaacttttcaatattaagcatgacataag
It encodes the following:
- the LOC138288611 gene encoding galectin-1-like, producing MDPTPTTYSLGLKPGTTLTIKGIVPPFTKNFSFNIGMDFNNLALHFNPRLNHGPDVNTIVCNSRYRGIWGEEFRQHRFPFHKGQKVEVTVQYEMDQMKITLQDGHTFVFPNRLDMRTVNYLSVEGFDLHSHGVTQTQC